The uncultured Cohaesibacter sp. genomic sequence GGGAAGTTGGATCGACAACGCGCCGCACCGGTATCAAAATCGGATTTTGGCATTCTGGCAATTCGTTCTTCCGGCATCACTCGTTTTCTCCCGATTCAGACCACTTGGCCTTTGAACCAATATACTTATTTTCAGAAGACTGTCAGCAGCTATACGACATGTTGACCGCCGTAGCAATCTGTACAACTGAAAATACTAATTACACGTATTTTCACCTACCGTGTCGATAAATGCAATCAAAACATGGTGAAACGATGACACTTGACAGCTGGGAAGCGATGCGCATGCCCTCCCAACGCGCAGCAATCGTGGGAAGATGCGGTCTGGAAAAATCCGGCGGATAAAATCAATTTTTCAGATTGGAAAGGTCGTCATGATCATGCCGGCATGCTGGCATGCTGGCATAATAGGGTGACAAAATAAAAGGACCGGGATGACTCCCGGTCCCATTGGCCATTGCCCCTCATCCTGCTGCACATCCTGTGTGCCTGCGGGAGAGAGTGTCCTCCTTGTTCGGCCCCTGTCCACCCTTCGGCTCTCTAGAAATAGATGCTCGACGGCGGCAGGTTGGCCTATCAATGGCCGGTCAGTACAATACGAACCAGATCGGCCGTATTGCGTGCTTTCAGTTTTTCCATAATGCGCGCCCGATGCACCTCAATGGTGCGGGGCGAGATCGCCAAATGCTGACCTGCTTCCTTGTTGGAAGCCCCTTGCGTTATCTGCAACAATACATCACGTTCACGCGGCGTCAAGGTTTCTGCGCGCGGGAAACTCCAATTGGTAAGGGCCGACTGTCCCGGATCCGGAGCCTTGTTGGCGGTTGCCAGAATTTTCTCGATACGGTCTACAACCTGTGTCCCATCGAAAGGCTTTTCGATAAAGTCGTGGGCCCCTTGCTTGATGGCTGCAACGGCCATCTGGATATCGCCCTGACCGGAAATGATCATCACCGGAGCGGAGATATGGCGCGCGGACAGCTCTTCGAGCACTTCCATGCCAGAACGCCCCGGCATATGAACATCAAGCAGGATGATCGACGGGATGGAATCGCGCAGATTTGCAAGAAAGTCCTCACCATTCGAGAATGTCTCGACGTGATACCCTTCCAGTTCAAACAGAACCGACAAAGCGTCCCTCACAGCGGGATCGTCATCAACAATATGGATAGAAGGATGTAAGTCAGTTGTCATTTTTCTTCGCCTCTTGGCTTTATTCAGGCTCTTAAGGGGCCGGTGAACTTTGTTGGTGACTGCCCGAGGGATCTTCTGCATTTCCATCTTGCGGGGAAGAGTGTGCAGAAGTCCGGGAAGCGATGGGCAAAGTCAAAACAAAACAGGCTCCCGGCTGTTTGTCATCAAAGGGTGCCAGATCCAGGCTGCCGCCATGGCTCTGGGCAATGGAGCGCGCAATTGCCAGGCCAAGGCCCATACCGTTGCGTCGTTCCGAATCAAAAGCTTTGAAAAGATTGCTGTGATGTGTTTCCGGCACACCCGGACCATTGTCCTTGAAGCGCACGACCATGCGTTCCTTTTCCTCTGCATCAGAGGATTTTTCAAGGGACAGGGAAATCGTGATTGCCTTATGCTCGATATTCCGCAGCGCCTGAAAGGCATTGCGCAGAAGATTGAGGAAAATCTGTTCGATTTGAACCGGGTCGACCCAGACCACAGGCACTTCATCGGGGGCAACGAGATCCACCTGCACATCCGTTGCCGCGAAGCCGACCAGCGCCAGCTCGTGCGATTTTCGGATAATATCTACGATGTCACAGGCGCTGCGCTCTGGTTCTTTTTTCTCAATGATAGATCGAATGCGCTGAAGCAGAGAAGACGAACGCTGGGCTTCGCGCACGCACCGGCCGCAAAGATCAACGAGTTTATCGATTTCCTCACGGCTACAGGGCTT encodes the following:
- a CDS encoding response regulator: MTTDLHPSIHIVDDDPAVRDALSVLFELEGYHVETFSNGEDFLANLRDSIPSIILLDVHMPGRSGMEVLEELSARHISAPVMIISGQGDIQMAVAAIKQGAHDFIEKPFDGTQVVDRIEKILATANKAPDPGQSALTNWSFPRAETLTPRERDVLLQITQGASNKEAGQHLAISPRTIEVHRARIMEKLKARNTADLVRIVLTGH
- a CDS encoding PAS domain S-box protein produces the protein MNGSVTINGPKRMQTRAYDRPERPFRPIGELDSRLTSLLDVAADSVCLIDEQSRILLFNKASEVMFGYSADEVIGKSVDILMPEQYAKHHDGWVGRYLRTGEHSIIGIGREVVGRHKDGTSFPFDLSVGVADTEDGKQFIGVMRDLRGRKQAEEHLRNLQTELNQLTRINAMDEMGATVAHELNQPLTAIILYLQAIERQLKSYDEQKPCSREEIDKLVDLCGRCVREAQRSSSLLQRIRSIIEKKEPERSACDIVDIIRKSHELALVGFAATDVQVDLVAPDEVPVVWVDPVQIEQIFLNLLRNAFQALRNIEHKAITISLSLEKSSDAEEKERMVVRFKDNGPGVPETHHSNLFKAFDSERRNGMGLGLAIARSIAQSHGGSLDLAPFDDKQPGACFVLTLPIASRTSAHSSPQDGNAEDPSGSHQQSSPAP